From one Planococcus citri chromosome 3, ihPlaCitr1.1, whole genome shotgun sequence genomic stretch:
- the LOC135841752 gene encoding uncharacterized protein LOC135841752, with translation MLPRNINRQNSSPQLSRPRMKGKTPAAAGRSKTPPPKFATPLVPAAGSDEPPRSFTLPRNPSKKRTSSPERSTSTSSKSTSASSKYCIKEVTMDTKYNLYCQANLIALHSKSVRERNENKMIQEMVKLETNLLDMDEKMSALDTNLEKKQFYEKARFNLQEEIRSYERIINEIDEDKLDEYIRVLEQDLGNVQLKNFDLPKSEEEAKEILESLQEIDKNLDQISEVEKKVLPFTQLHSSWLEVKRNVQKEKELESTCEKDLKLAEKLVYDLCFEKSVEFQNISKAA, from the exons ATGTTACCGCGAAATATCAATCGTCAAAATTCATCGCCGCAGTTATCACGTCCCAGAATGAAAGGAAAAACACCAGCCGCAGCCGGACGATCGAAAACACCGCCACCGAAATTCGCCACTCCTTTGGTACCAGCTGCTGGAAGCGACGAACCTCCAAGATCGTTCACTTTACCTAGAAATCCATCGAAAAAACGAACTTCATCTCCTGAACGTTCCACTTCCACTTCCAGTAAATCAACGTCGGCGTCGTCGAAATATTGCATCAAAGAGGTTACGATGGATACGAAATACAATCTGTACTGTCAAGCTAATCTAATAGCTTTGCATTCGAAATCGGTGCGAGAACggaatgaaaacaaaatgatcCAGGAAATGGTCAAATTGGAAACTAATTTACTCGATATGGATGAAAAAATGTCCGCTTTGGATacaaatttagagaaaaaacaaTTCTATGAAAAAGCTCGGTTCAATTTGCAAGAAGAAATCAGAAGCTATGAAAGAATTATTA ATGAAATTGATGAAGATAAACTCGACGAATACATTCGTGTTTTAGAGCAAGATCTGGGAAATGTGcaattgaaaaactttgatttacCTAAAAGTGAAGAAGAAGCGA aaGAAATATTGGAATCTTTGCAAGAAATAGATAAGAACTTGGATCAGATTTCCGAAGTGGAGAAGAAAGTATTGCCTTTTACTCAGCTGCATTCCTCTTGGTTGGAAGTTAAACGAAATGTTCAGAAAGAAAAGGAACTAGAGAGCAC atgcgaaaaagatttgaaattgGCGGAAAAATTAGTTTACGATCTGTGCTTCGAAAAATCCGTAGAATTCCAGAATATTTCTAAGGCCGCGTAG